A genomic window from Sulfurospirillum multivorans DSM 12446 includes:
- a CDS encoding XRE family transcriptional regulator, producing MKEQRIMCHYDVEEIHAQIRHNVKLLREMKGKSQLEMALAIGHSSAAFYAKAELGIQRKKFNVEHLVKLRMF from the coding sequence TTGAAAGAGCAGAGAATTATGTGTCACTATGATGTTGAAGAAATACATGCTCAAATACGCCATAATGTAAAGCTATTGAGGGAAATGAAGGGAAAGAGTCAGCTTGAAATGGCGCTTGCTATCGGACACTCATCAGCAGCATTTTATGCCAAGGCAGAACTTGGTATTCAGCGTAAGAAATTCAATGTTGAGCATTTGGTAAAATTGCGAATGTTTTAG
- a CDS encoding YebC/PmpR family DNA-binding transcriptional regulator: MGRAFEYRKASKMKRWGNMSRVFPRLGRTIMMAAKEGGGDPESNAKLRTAILNAKAENMPKDNIDAAIKRALGKDAQTLSEVTFEGKGPHGSLFFVECATDNNTRSVANIKSAFKKAGGEMVNNGSLEFMFSRKAVFEFAKTADMDIEELELELIDAGLEEIEEEDGVVLVYADYTNFGTLNAAFDRLGIVLTKANLERIANNPVSFSEEQMVDVDKIIEKIEDDDDVQAVYTNIG; the protein is encoded by the coding sequence ATGGGAAGAGCGTTTGAATACCGAAAAGCATCAAAAATGAAACGATGGGGAAATATGTCACGCGTATTTCCAAGACTTGGCCGAACCATTATGATGGCGGCAAAAGAAGGCGGTGGAGACCCTGAGAGCAATGCAAAACTCAGAACAGCGATCCTCAACGCCAAAGCGGAAAATATGCCTAAAGACAACATCGATGCGGCAATTAAACGAGCCCTTGGCAAAGATGCACAAACCCTGAGTGAAGTCACCTTTGAAGGCAAAGGACCGCACGGTTCACTCTTTTTTGTGGAGTGTGCAACGGACAACAATACACGTAGCGTTGCGAACATCAAAAGCGCGTTTAAAAAAGCAGGCGGCGAGATGGTCAATAATGGCTCACTCGAATTTATGTTCTCTCGCAAAGCGGTTTTTGAGTTTGCCAAAACAGCAGACATGGACATCGAAGAGCTAGAACTTGAACTCATCGACGCGGGACTTGAAGAGATCGAGGAAGAAGATGGGGTTGTGTTGGTGTATGCCGATTACACCAACTTTGGAACGCTCAATGCCGCCTTTGATCGCCTTGGCATTGTCCTTACCAAAGCCAACTTGGAACGCATCGCCAACAATCCTGTGAGCTTCAGCGAAGAGCAGATGGTCGATGTCGATAAAATCATCGAAAAAATCGAAGATGATGATGACGTACAGGCTGTTTATACAAACATTGGTTAA
- a CDS encoding lactate utilization protein, giving the protein MENLKKIYKKHGFELICVPTQEEALSVAMSFIKPHMSIGFGGSTTVKQIGLYDYVTSRKDITLFNQYEAGISMEENSDRRHKGILADLYITSTNALTKNGELVNADGSGNRVAAQIFGPKKVLIIAGINKLVANVEEGFARIRDVASPKNIERMNNLAISMGKEPRHNMSNIGRKFAYINGDDEGRTTIILVDEALGY; this is encoded by the coding sequence ATGGAAAATCTTAAAAAAATTTATAAAAAACATGGCTTCGAGCTGATTTGTGTTCCCACGCAAGAAGAAGCGCTGAGTGTCGCGATGAGTTTTATTAAGCCGCACATGAGCATCGGATTTGGCGGATCGACGACGGTCAAACAAATTGGGCTGTATGACTATGTTACTTCTCGTAAGGACATTACACTTTTTAATCAGTACGAAGCGGGCATCAGCATGGAAGAAAATAGCGATCGAAGGCATAAAGGTATTCTCGCAGATCTTTACATCACGAGTACCAATGCCCTGACGAAAAATGGGGAGCTTGTCAATGCCGATGGCAGTGGAAACAGGGTTGCAGCGCAGATTTTTGGGCCTAAAAAAGTGCTGATTATCGCAGGCATCAATAAGTTGGTTGCAAACGTGGAAGAGGGCTTTGCGCGCATTCGCGATGTGGCAAGTCCTAAGAACATTGAGCGTATGAATAACCTTGCCATCAGTATGGGAAAAGAGCCACGCCATAACATGAGTAACATCGGTCGAAAATTTGCCTACATCAACGGTGATGACGAAGGGCGAACGACGATTATTTTAGTGGATGAAGCGCTTGGCTATTAA
- a CDS encoding TAXI family TRAP transporter solute-binding subunit, whose protein sequence is MKKSLLVGAVAVCLSVSVYAAEFINVLTGGTSGIYYPLGVALSQMYAKAIPDSKTAVQATKASVENLNLLQAGRGEVGISLGDSFSDAYKGDADAGFKAPLSKLRTISALYPNYIHFVAAADSGIKSFADIKGKRISVGAPKSGTALNSKKILEAAGIDYKDFSRVEYLSYAESVELMKNRQLDVTLLSSGAGVAALRDLATSQKVVFLTIPEEIVTKIGDPAYQVGIIPANTYEGQTEDVKTVSVQNFLVTHAGVSEQTVYTMTKTMFENLDQMVAAHAAAKGIKLENAAKNPPAPLHPGAARYYKEVGILK, encoded by the coding sequence ATGAAGAAATCACTTTTAGTAGGTGCAGTAGCCGTATGTTTGAGCGTTTCCGTGTATGCGGCAGAGTTTATCAACGTTTTGACGGGTGGAACGAGTGGGATTTATTATCCTCTGGGTGTCGCACTTTCGCAGATGTATGCCAAAGCGATTCCCGATTCTAAAACAGCGGTTCAAGCAACCAAGGCGAGTGTCGAAAACCTCAACCTTCTCCAAGCAGGACGCGGTGAAGTAGGCATCTCTTTAGGTGATTCCTTCTCCGATGCGTACAAAGGCGATGCAGATGCCGGCTTTAAAGCGCCACTTAGCAAGCTTCGTACCATTTCAGCCCTTTATCCCAACTACATTCACTTTGTCGCTGCCGCGGATTCTGGCATCAAGTCATTTGCTGACATCAAAGGCAAACGCATCTCTGTCGGTGCTCCAAAATCGGGTACCGCTTTGAATTCTAAAAAGATTTTAGAAGCAGCAGGCATTGACTACAAAGACTTTTCAAGAGTCGAGTACCTCTCGTATGCAGAATCCGTTGAACTCATGAAAAACAGACAACTGGATGTTACACTGCTTTCCTCTGGTGCTGGTGTAGCAGCACTTCGCGATCTTGCGACGTCTCAAAAAGTCGTTTTCTTGACGATTCCTGAGGAAATTGTCACAAAAATTGGTGATCCAGCGTACCAAGTTGGCATCATTCCTGCCAATACGTATGAAGGTCAAACAGAGGATGTTAAAACTGTTTCCGTTCAAAATTTCCTTGTCACACATGCTGGCGTTTCAGAGCAAACAGTTTATACGATGACCAAAACCATGTTTGAAAACCTAGACCAAATGGTCGCAGCGCACGCCGCAGCAAAAGGTATTAAACTCGAAAATGCTGCAAAAAATCCTCCTGCACCCTTGCATCCAGGAGCTGCGCGGTACTACAAAGAAGTGGGTATTTTAAAATAG